The window ACTGCTtaggattattcattcttttgaaatatgaagCATACTAGCCACATTTTATTCGAGTGAAGAATAGAAAGATTGCGGAAAATTCTACTTCTTAAAGTCATGTGGTTGTGAAAGATATTATCGGCAAAGGAGTTTACTAAAATAGGGTTTAACTTCAAAGAgtaagcaaggaattcttgaacAAAACTTATACACAATACTCGGGAGCATTTCAAAGGATGCATTCTCAAAATAACACAAAAGAGAAATGAGTAAGTATCAAAACTTTCCCATATATCATGATCActtaattacaaaatattttattatagttCATTTCATTACCAGTTTTTCCATTACAAGTTTTTTCATTGCCAATCTTTTTGGATGCAtagacatgattaattaaaagaACTTGTTAAATCTGCGGGTAGTTCTTTGTTAAGTCTACGACGGCTTATGAAGGAAGAGGGgggttccttgggtagataaccGCCCTCTCTCAATTATTGGAGGATTCCCGACACTGAATGATTTAGAGCACCCACCATTCTACGGACAAATTCTTTGGCAAACgccggagactttagataagccaGGCGCCACTCCTCCCATcggttcttctcttgctccttataactctgaaaatTAGCTTgcagtttagtgttttgatcttttaaagcatccttctctaatttgagttgttccaattccttttggagcagtgataactcaacatcttgagcctttctttgctcttgttcctgtatgatagcgaaatcatgagaggctaggtcttgagcttgttcagaaagacagacattatgaagattctctactttctctaaaataacacttttatgagaagcgtctaagagagctttctcctttaaagcaatttccagtcgaagaccagagtgtaatcgatccacctatagctccaaagttctccttgcaagctctttgtctttcaataattgttgtgatTCCTGTAATTCCTGTCTCAATACCCctaattgttgatcttgcaaGGCCACTTTAtcttgcaactgagccaggtCATTATTCGAAGGAGGTAAAGTAGtcttcaatgtctctagttgagcttttaacttagtgttctcctggtcccgagccataagtagctgatctatgtgaagacttgaggcaaggaactgaaTAAAATAATGATACAGTTATAGATAGTGAGAAGAAGTAAATAGTATGTGACTAAGAATACTTACAGCGGCTGCCTGACGACTGTGATTGTCTGCCCAATCGGAAATATTGATGCCCCTCAATTGCTCTTGGCTATGTAGCCAAGATTCATCCAACAATCCTTGTAACTGAAGAGAACCGTACCTAGGGGGATTAGAAGTTgccccatttaagaaggcagaccCAAAGCTTGTCTGAATAAAGGTGAGGAGATTGAAGGAGAAGGAGGTAGGGAtgaagaagatgcaatagaagggaaagaagtagtGGAAACAAGAGccgcagaagaagaactagatgacATGGAAGGTGGCAATGCAAGGGATACTGACTCAGTTGTGGAAACATGAATCGCCGAGGGCTCGGCactaggagaagatctccggcaaggtgttcgttttgccTGTGGCCCAGGAGCCAAAGggggcaaggccaatgcaagaggtgGAGAAGACATAGAAGGGACAATGGCCATCTCAGAAGTAGAGGCAGAAgcaaaaggagctgaaataatagcacaAGAAGAGGGATGAGTAGActaggtctcatcatcctaagagtaggattagagataatatgggtagggggcattggtgccttacctctctcaagagaaacaGGCGCCGGAACGAGAGGAGTTTGCACCAAAGTACCAAAAAGATCACCAAAGGGTACATTCTCGGTAAGCCTTGGCTTTTTGATTAAGGCAATAaatggttcttcttcttcctcttccatggctgtgACAACCTCTGCTTGTCACTCTTCTTCAATAGCAAGCCCaaggtggaggaattaggattagccGGGCGAGCTCGCAACCACTCTTCTGCAAGATTATTAACAAAGAACTTAGTCATagtaggattcttgtacataaaagatgtaagaaaagcatcagctgaaacacaggaattaaacaccattataaaagagaaaTACTAATCAGTAAATGTAGAGAGAAATGTTTATACGAACCAAAAGAgtcatccaagggagtgtcaatattgcctatcccaaaaggaaacatcaaaccctacaCAATTAAATGCGGCAAGctaaattttgctcccctcaatttagataaagcaaaggcaacagagggatcattaAGGATATTATGGGTACTAGGAACTGAGGGTAAATCgcatatccattggataggaaaaggaggaggagaaggaagacgtATACGAAAAAATTTATGGcgccattccccttgagggggaatgcggttaaacaaaatagccttagggcgagattgaaacttgaaaacacCCATATCTATATGGCACAgaacgaagaagtgatgaaaaagacgaggggataaaGGAAAGTCTAGCAGCTTAGATACTCTAATGAAACCCATGAgaatagaaaaagactgagggataAGCTGGTTGAGGGGAATGTTGAAGTATGCGCTAACATCAGAAAAAAAGGAATGGAGAGGGAATCGGAAACCTTGTAGAACTTGGTCCCGGAAGAtgaatatacaccctaaaggaggtagATGTAGACTATCTAGCAGAGTAGGGAGggctatataagaaggaaaaccataagttGCCTTCAAATCAACCTCTTCTGTCTCCGTAAGATCAGAAGCACACGAAAGGAACCATGTAGGAGGGGAAGTTGCCATGATGACACagtagaaggaagatgaatcGAGGGAGATGAAGAGAAAAGTGGGAAAACGAGagagaacttcttaaaacccttgttttcctttcggtcctgctctaaaacccccaaataaagatagcagaagaaacaggaaaagaaaaaatacttggaattccaatcgtcataaatgggcgatgacattaaaggataaaatcaaatccTAAAAAAGGGGAATGAATCCCAAGAAAAAATAGGTtgagttaagtaatcttcctcgaaaaaagCGAAAAGTTTCCCTAGGTGTAATTTTAATCCTTAAGAGAGTCTAAGGAATATAAGAAAAATCGGTCAGGTACTATAAGTTTGGATCATTTGTCTAATAAAATAACAAACCCAAATGAGCATAATAGACCGGGCAAGAGTTATATAGGAGGCATTAGTCGATAGACAGGACTTGGTTAGAGGATACCGGACGAGATTCATAAATGTGAATATGAATCGGTCGGTCATAATAGATCGGCCGAGATAAATGCTATTCAAATATGTCAACCAAAGGCTTATCATGGTAAGTCAAATGACATACACTATAATAAAACTATATGAAATTTAGTTAATACATAAGATGACATACATAAATATGAGTGTAAATCAATCGAGTAGAacaaatcgaccgatattgagaatatTGCAATAGAACTGTACTAGATCGAACGGGACACAATTAACCTATAAAGTATTGGACGGTATTTGTCAGCATTGATATATATCGCTCGGTCATGATGGAACGATCTAAAcagataaacataataatatgttgGGTGAGGTTTTATGATGACCAACTAAGTGGCATTCAATATATTCAAACAAAACAGATGAGCGTCATAAGAAAGAGCAAGTTTAACAATGAGAAGGGATAATCAACTGTACATGAGTCCACCAGACTATCATCACAGAGTCCCGGTCCCCTTTACAGGGATTCAAATTTAGGTAAGAAAAGAAAGTCATACTAAGGTTAGCTGAGGGAATAGATCTGGAGGCCTCTCCTCAATAAGTTTGCAACGATTTAGGAAGTTGGGAGGGGGATCAcgagataagtagttttcctctcgTAATTGTTGAACCGCCCCTTTAGCTCCCGTAGTAAAGGCTACTAAGAttgacttcacgatcggcctattgaattcagtgGATTCAATCATGGTGGTGGCCCTTTCTTTGTAGCGAGTATCTTCGTTCACCTTGTAGACCACCAAAGTtgtttgggaagtcttcagttcatcTTCTTTGATAGAGACCTCGATTTTAGTTGAATTTAAGGAGGTGTTCAAAGaagttatttcatcatccttcagCTGTAAGGCTTTAAGCTTTTCAGCCAACTCCGATTCATAATCTGCCTTTAATTTGCCAAtcttggaagttaattcttggttaagatccgTGGCTGATTTGAACTGTGTCTAAAGACTTTCAATTTGGGCTTCAAGTTGTTTCTGGGAAGTGACAGAAAATggggcagaagataactcagtaacttGCCGTTTCAGCTTGTCGTTCTCAAGTCTCAGCTTTTTGTTCTCATTATATAAATTATGCATCAGCCGAGAcaagcccatattttctatccatcgcaaGAAATATGATAAAGGATTATAACATAATCACTGGGAAATGAAAGGTAAATGATAACAAACATACCTGATTCTCGTTATGAGAAAAATGATCAATTGTTTCTGGGGTGgtaagttcttcaaaaatagGACGAACGTTATCCCAAGCATTAGCAAAAGAACCacctagcaatatggggaggacggGAATGGTGGAAGAACCCGCGaaaaaggaggaagtaggaatagaaggaggagcaaaaactaaataagaagaaggtgaggaaggtaagGATCCAAGTTCGGaaatagacaatggaaaggtaAAAGAAACATCACCAGGAGCGCTAGTGTTGGAAGTGGGTGAGGCAGAGAAAGtgagagaaggatagagctcAGCCAAAGTAGGTTCATGGGAAGGAAGGTCGGCAGGAACAAAACCTTCCGAGATAAGTTTGTCAGCTGGAAGGAtaagtctccttttgggaggaggagccCGGGTGAGTTTGCGCCCAGGGCGTTTGCCGAAAGCAACTTCAGCTATTGATTTACCAGAACTCCCAGGAGATGTAAGTTCAATAACCGGGAGAGGGGTGGCTGATGAGGTAGCAGTAGCCACTGGAGAAGCCACAACGAACAAAGAAGCAACAGGGATTTTTGCGGGAAGACCTTCAGGAGCCTTAAGAACTCCCGAAGAGCTGGGTACCTCAGCTAAAGGAGTCAGTTCTTCGATTGAAGGTGGCGGAGTAATAGCAGccagaagctctttttctttggCACAAATTACGTCCTCCGCCAGACGCAGTTCTTCATcgatcaaagcatcataaaagctctccactacatagaaaagtaaaatagtttagttagttaaaatcaacaagaaagaaacagggttttacctaaagagccttgtgtatcaggtttgacggggcttaggccgaacaagtatagaagatcgactctcagccacttgggaattgaaagtcgatgatttaacaacttttcacaataaataggaaaagaatgATGGAGATGGAACTCTCTGACATTGGGCAAAGAGGGTAAGGAGCATTTccaagcataagaccaaggaatgggtccgggaaactttatgaagaagaagcgggatttccaagctttaagagacgagggcatatcctcaaaaagaaccattttagttcgtgactggaacaagaaaacaccaggttccgaacatttggggtaagaaaacatgaagaaattttgaggagtaggaggaatatctagtaaacgaaatagcatgtaagcaccacatagataacgaaatgcgttAGGGGCAagctgttgcaaaggaatatcaaaatactggcttatttcgatcaagaaaggaggaatgggaaaccttaaacctcctatcaactgatccttgaaaaaagtcacgcaattagcagggggacgatgaggacgatcatttGGTTTCGGGATTAAGATGATATACTCCTGGGGAATTTCATATTTATGACGGATGGTGAGCCTAGcgcttttatcaaaggaagaagacatttgaacataccaaggagcaattgcttcctcagccatagacaagAGTAGAGGCTAGCAGAACAACAAATTACTTACTGAAAGGAAGAAAGGAGATCGCCGAGAAATGGTGAGCACGAGGTTTGGTCGAAAACTGCAACAAGAAAAGAACGCTAAGGTAAGAAAAGCAAGGACAAAGTTGAgaagaagacaaagggtttagggttcgaAAAACACATAGCCGTCATcagatcaaaacatttttatctCAGTAGACGCTGAGGATTACAGAAAAAAGGGCAAAGGCTTACATGACGTggcagagagagaaagtatatgtCACATAACCATAAAAGAAACATTTATAGTAGATGCGATAGaccggatcacgctggggttggtagcaCCTTGTTGTACGCTTCTAACATTCTCTTACCAAAGGAAGGGCCAATCACAAACCAGGAAGTTTTGAAAGGAAATGTAGTTTACTAGGCATAATAAAGGGAGAGGGACTGAATTTGATTAAGCCCAGGCTAAAGACAAGAAAATTTAAGGAGAGTTATTTAAGCGTATAACATGTTTTAAATTAATATCATTATAAAGCGTAAACTAGCCGAGTCCGCCGCACGGATGAGCGCTGAAGAAGTCATCGCTGATCCTcttaaaggcgcctccataccccttggagGAGCCTTTAAGCCTGTTCGAGGTACCTCAAGCttccatgagggcacctccagcctTGCTGCGTGCACATCTTCTccattgcacccgaggcgcctcgaagctccatgagggtgccttgGGTATTGTTCATCTGAGGCATAATgtactcttttgtccctgcaaaatATATTAGTCCATATAACAACCATATATTCTGTAAAACAAAGTAAGCACATAataaacatgataataaaatattttgacagtctctggactgtttgGTTCAAACTTCGGATTTTTGATCGAAAacactaggtcgaaccgacgcctattgttccctcttccggagaacgcgtcctcacctacttcactcaggagagcatacctgacgccagtctggtcctccaggccaactagacttttcgcctagggttaccgccccctaggacctaggaataccaccccctagtgttttctgccacctagggttaccacctcctaggacctaaggttgtcccccttaggattttccataacgtagggttaccaccccctaagacctaaggtttcctccccttagggttttcctccacctagggttaccaccccctagggttttccatctgcctaaccattgttaggactttcctgaaaagcctcattcacacatgttagataacaattaatcttaactttgaatgccTTTGCCATTataaaaacttgagttcgatagtcagatgcttcccgcaccaacaaggggTGCTAGAGGAATCAGGCTCAGTggctcttctcttaatcctacCAACATA is drawn from Zingiber officinale cultivar Zhangliang chromosome 1B, Zo_v1.1, whole genome shotgun sequence and contains these coding sequences:
- the LOC122038243 gene encoding putative protein TPRXL, whose amino-acid sequence is MEEEEEEPFIALIKKPRLTENVPFGDLFGTLVQTPLVPAPVSLERAPFASASTSEMAIVPSMSSPPLALALPPLAPGPQAKRTPCRRSSPSAEPSAIHVSTTESVSLALPPSMSSSSSSAALVSTTSFPSIASSSSLPPSPSISSPLFRQALGLPS